The [Pantoea] beijingensis genomic sequence ATTCCCACGTTACGGCTACTCGTATTGTTGAGATTATATAATTTTTCATAATGATTAATAAGATAAAATTATATCTAAATCAACGTACACAAATATCCATAATGTTACCAATCGTTGAATTCCATCGCGGTAACTATAAATAACAGAATAGCGCTCAGGAGCCGTCTGATAAATTATGGTATACTTTTCCCGTTTTTTTATTCATGTGTGAGACGGGATTATATTTACACCACCTCACGGACATTACCTCACGCGAACAAAAAAACGGCAGACTCGCTAACGGTCGCCACCGCATTTGCCAGCCTCTTGGGTAAACCTGCTGGTACCTTGGGTACCGGCTTGCCCTTTTTCAGGCGATTTGCCGAAAGCAGCGTTGGCATAAACTATTTTACTCTTGTACCCTGGCCCAAAAGCACGGGTTTGCTTACACAGTTAATTAGCCGGCCTTCCAGGGCACACCGATATTGATAACTATCATCAAGGAGACAGCAATGAGCCAAATCGACTTTTCAACCTCACAAGAAACCCAGGCGCTAGCAGATGAGGTAGCCTGCCTGAAAGCGATGGTTACGCTGATGCTGAAGGGTATGGGGCAGGCCGATGCGGGAAAAGTGATCATCAATATGGAGCGTTTTATTGCTCAGCTTGAAGATCCACATCAGGCCGATGTATTTAGCAATACGATTAAGCAAATCAAGTTTGCCTACCGCCAGTAACATATCAAGTAAGCCCACGTTTTTTGTTTTGTTGCCATACTCACACGCTTTACGCAACCGAACGCTCCACTGGGCTTACTTATCAAATCAACTGTCCGCCGCGTTCCAGTTCACTGAAACGCCGAGAGAAGGCAGCACTTCCTCCGGACTAAAGCTACGTACTCCCTGAAATTTTTCAGCCAGCGTGTCCTGTTGAACCGGTATTTTTACCGCAAACAAATTATCCTCAGCCTGAAGCGATCCCGGAGCCAGCGGCTCAAAACGAACCTGATACTGCTCAAACATTTTCTCCAGCATCGGTGTCGTAGCCCCAACCACATACTGAATGCCCGAATGCGCGGCCAGCTGTAACACATGCCAGAGAATGGTTAACGGCAATTCACTGTCAACTTCCAGTCGCGCGGAAAACCGCGACATTTCCCATACGCTTTCGGTGTAGTGCGATGCTTCAGGCTCTCGCCATTGCATCAGCCGTGCACAACCACTGATTCCATGTCGCGCGCTCCAGGCAATGAGCCAGGTAACGTCGGAACGATCGTATCGATCATACTCCTGCCCCGGTGTTCTCAGCCGGGACGGAATGGACCACCCTTCCCCACGAGCAAATACGTTATAGCGATAGCTGCCCAATTCGGCCAACAAAGAGGATGGCATATCCTTGAGTTGAGTTTGGATAATTTTCATCAATGATCCCCTGTCGCATTCCCTCGTTTCAACCGCGCCCTCGCGGCGAGTGGGCTGTTACCCCGGGCGAAGGGTAGACAACCGTTTAGCAATACGAAACTACCAAATCTGGTAGTTGTAATACACGTCAGATTAATCCGACTGCAGCAGCGTAGCAGGCCAACTGTGTTTTGTTAGCAGCGTTGAACCTCTTTTGCATATTTTTTTGATGAAAATTCACGGTATGTTCGGAGATCGCCAGAATCAGTGATATTTCCATCGCGGTTTTCCCCTCTGCAGTCCATTTAATGATTTCCAATTCCCGATGGCTGAATTCGATATCGAGAACGGACATTGATACATCAGCAATCCGTTCCAGCGTCAGTAAATAAAGTTCTGTCAGGTACTGCAGTTTATGCTCAAACTCCGCCCTGAAAGCAATGCTTTTAAGCGGATTACGTGATGAGGCAGATAATATGCCAATGGCCCTGTTTTTCGCCAGCACCGAACAAGAAAAACCGGCCAGTAACCCGAACGCATTGGCTTGCTGCCTGAATGTTTCTTTACCGATGAACAGTTGATCGTTCCATTCAATTATTTTCCCGGGAAACTGGCAGATTTCGATAATCGGGTCAATCTCAATAAAGTTCTCTTTTCGATATAACTTCTGCCAGCGCAAGGGAAAAGTGGTGTAAATAGAGGTTTTAGGACGCGTAAAGGGGACGGGATGCCGGATAAGCATGGCAAAATAATCGAAACCCAATTGTTCAATCTGATATTGAATAAATTGTGTTAATTGACCCGAGCCGCTTACCTCTTCTGAAAGCAAAAGCACTTCATCTCGCCAGCAAAAGTAATTAGTGGACGTCATTGATGCCTCGCCGATACGTGAATACGCCTCGCGCCTTGTTTAACCTTTTGATTGTCATGACTGAAGTACGTATGAATGAAAAACCGGGAAATATTCCGCACTCGCAACAGAGGTAAAAAGATATCCTACTGCTGACTATCTGCGCTATGCGCATCGCGACTTCCGACAAATACTACGCTAAAAACGTACGTTCATTGTGCAGGATGATAAAGCCGAAGGGTGACGCTAAGCGCACTCTATCCCGGGCCAGAAAAAGAATAAGATTTTTCCTATAAATATTCAATGAATTTGACTTAATTTATTATTTTTATCTTCCAGGTGAGTTAAATTGCAGTACCCCTCCATGAGGGAAGATGATAATTACTTATAAAACAAAGCATTAAAGAATAAAGATCAGATTAAATAACTGCGTATTAGCGAAAGCAATAAATCGATAGACATCATGCGCTATCGGCATAGACCATAACCCCGCAGACCAAAATGAAAATGACTGGCATGTGCCGCATTATAATCGGGACCCAGTGAATTGCCAAAATAGCCGCAACTCTGTTGAAAAGTCTGATGCAACCAACGCGCTTTCCCTTCCGGCCGTTTCCAGTTGCGTTGCACGCCGATCTTTTCACCACTTTTAAACTGAAAATCTGTTACATCCCAGGCTTCGGCTGTTGCATGTTCGCTTAAACGCCCCTGCGCACGGTGATAGATATTGCGACAGGCATAACTTCCGACATGTTCAATACGCATCAGCGGCGAAAACGTCGTATTTTCTCCATTTTGTTTTGATAGCTGTAAAACAAACATTGCACTACGCACCGCCATTGGGCAACTGGCCAGAAAACTGCTGCTCAATTCAATTTTTCCAAAGCGCTGAATACGGACAGGATGTGAGAGTGGACAATTTCCCCGTATGGCTGGAGGAAGGCTGAAGGTAATCTGTCCGGCGCTACGCGCACGTTCAAGTACTGCCATACACAATGGCAAATTATTTGTCAGTTTTTTCAATTTATAACGCGTAATAAAAGTGGCAGGATCGGTGATCGATAAAGGTATGAAGGGATTATATTGTGAGGGCACATACCGTTTTACCCACGGTATTGTCGCTGTAAGACCTAACACAGCAATAAGCAGACCGATAAAAATTTTCACCTTAAGCGGTTTCCTCTGAGAGCGATATGTATCCCACCCTTTTAATTAATACGCGTTCGGTAACTGATAAAACGGCAGACTCATTGCCAGGGTGATAACCATCAACTGCATTATTATAGTGGTGTATCGTTCAGCGGATATTTTTTCACCATTACCGGACATCATTTCGTTTCTGCTGGTGGTTTTTCTCCCCCTACCGTTGATATTTCCCTGTCGATAGCAGCCATTTAGTCGATATTCCTCACGTATGTTAAAAAACAATTACCAAACAATAGTCCAGGTACACTATCTTATGCCAGGTTACCCCTGAGTAAGCCAGATTAAATAACAGCCAGCAGAGCTGACACAACATCACTGACAAGACAGGAACCGTTATGGTCGACCAATCAAAAGAAACAATTCTCAAGGACGCAGGGCCAGATAAGCTCCAGCGTAATTTGCATAATCGCCACATTCAGCTTATTGCCATCGGTGGCGCTATTGGTACCGGCCTGTTTATGGGGTCAGGTAAAACGATTAGTCTCGCTGGACCATCAATCATTTTCGTTTATATGATTATTGGTTTTATGCTGTTTTTCGTCATGCGCGCCATGGGAGAACTGCTGCTCTCCAACCTGGAATATAAATCCTTTAGCGATTTCGCCGCCGATCTGCTCGGCCCCTGGGCTGGCTATTTTACCGGTTGGACCTACTGGTTCTGCTGGGTAGTGACGGGGATCGCAGACGTGGTCGCGATTAGTTCCTACTTCCAGCTTTGGTTTCCTGATTTCTCGGTATGGATGAGCGCGCTGCTCTGCATCGCAGTATTTCTGGCACTGAATATTGCTACCGTTAAGCTGTTTGGCGAGATGGAATTTTGGTTTGCAATTATAAAAATCGTCGCCATTGTCGCGCTCATTGTCA encodes the following:
- the sdiA gene encoding transcriptional regulator SdiA, encoding MTSTNYFCWRDEVLLLSEEVSGSGQLTQFIQYQIEQLGFDYFAMLIRHPVPFTRPKTSIYTTFPLRWQKLYRKENFIEIDPIIEICQFPGKIIEWNDQLFIGKETFRQQANAFGLLAGFSCSVLAKNRAIGILSASSRNPLKSIAFRAEFEHKLQYLTELYLLTLERIADVSMSVLDIEFSHRELEIIKWTAEGKTAMEISLILAISEHTVNFHQKNMQKRFNAANKTQLACYAAAVGLI
- a CDS encoding DUF2594 family protein, whose amino-acid sequence is MSQIDFSTSQETQALADEVACLKAMVTLMLKGMGQADAGKVIINMERFIAQLEDPHQADVFSNTIKQIKFAYRQ
- a CDS encoding acyl-homoserine-lactone synthase, which encodes MKIIQTQLKDMPSSLLAELGSYRYNVFARGEGWSIPSRLRTPGQEYDRYDRSDVTWLIAWSARHGISGCARLMQWREPEASHYTESVWEMSRFSARLEVDSELPLTILWHVLQLAAHSGIQYVVGATTPMLEKMFEQYQVRFEPLAPGSLQAEDNLFAVKIPVQQDTLAEKFQGVRSFSPEEVLPSLGVSVNWNAADS
- a CDS encoding extensin family protein, which produces MKIFIGLLIAVLGLTATIPWVKRYVPSQYNPFIPLSITDPATFITRYKLKKLTNNLPLCMAVLERARSAGQITFSLPPAIRGNCPLSHPVRIQRFGKIELSSSFLASCPMAVRSAMFVLQLSKQNGENTTFSPLMRIEHVGSYACRNIYHRAQGRLSEHATAEAWDVTDFQFKSGEKIGVQRNWKRPEGKARWLHQTFQQSCGYFGNSLGPDYNAAHASHFHFGLRGYGLCR